Proteins encoded within one genomic window of Brassica rapa cultivar Chiifu-401-42 chromosome A09, CAAS_Brap_v3.01, whole genome shotgun sequence:
- the LOC103839139 gene encoding BOI-related E3 ubiquitin-protein ligase 1-like, which produces MLKKKKKKKKKKKKYFDLLMSLSSLYKTIFLCYRSHNPLSTTSLNMNNQIIADDFPVTLGDRQLQYMQSRAIDLIQTAPSFNKYHFNQSPVMLKRQRDYAFDSEALMTARKRRSVAFVPPQSLIEAQLVSQIQQQQTDIDLFVAQQTQTLRLELEARQRTQTLSLVSAVQSVIVKKLKQRDDEIVRMGKLNYVLQERVKSLYVENQILRDLAHTNEATAKTLRSNLEHVLAQVDELPATAATGGDVFHPPVEEDAVSSCGSCDGADGNDFTAGTGGCKRCGERTASVLVLPCRHLCLCTVCGSALLQACPVCDTVMNASVHVNM; this is translated from the coding sequence atgttaaaaaaaaaaaaaaaaaaaaaaaaaaaaaaaaaaaaatattttgacctTTTAATGTCTCTCTCCTCGTTATATAAAACCATCTTCCTTTGTTATCGTAGCCACAACCCTCTCTCAACTACATCTCTTAACATGAACAACCAAATCATCGCCGACGATTTTCCGGTGACACTGGGAGACCGGCAGTTACAATACATGCAGTCTCGCGCCATAGATCTGATTCAAACCGCACCAAGCTTCAATAAATATCATTTCAACCAATCTCCCGTGATGTTAAAACGACAGAGAGATTATGCGTTTGACTCCGAAGCTCTAATGACAGCTCGGAAACGTAGGTCCGTTGCGTTTGTCCCGCCGCAGTCTCTAATTGAGGCACAACTCGTTTCTCAAATCCAGCAGCAACAAACAGATATCGATCTGTTCGTCGCTCAGCAAACGCAAACGCTCAGATTGGAGTTAGAAGCGAGGCAGAGAACGCAAACGTTGTCCTTAGTGTCAGCGGTTCAGTCCGTGATTGTCAAAAAGCTTAAACAGAGAGACGACGAGATTGTCCGAATGGGTAAACTAAACTATGTCTTGCAAGAGCGAGTGAAGAGTCTCTACGTCGAGAATCAGATCTTGCGTGACCTCGCTCATACCAATGAAGCTACAGCTAAAACTCTCCGGTCAAATCTTGAACATGTTCTCGCTCAGGTCGACGAGTTACCGGCGACCGCAGCAACCGGCGGAGATGTTTTTCATCCTCCGGTAGAAGAGGATGCTGTATCGAGCTGCGGAAGCTGCGACGGTGCTGATGGTAATGATTTCACGGCGGGGACAGGAGGATGTAAACGGTGCGGTGAAAGGACGGCTAGTGTGTTGGTGCTGCCTTGCCGTCACTTGTGTTTGTGTACAGTTTGTGGATCGGCTCTGTTACAGGCGTGCCCTGTATGCGATACGGTCATGAATGCTAGTGTTCATGTTAACATGTGA
- the LOC117128480 gene encoding uncharacterized protein At3g43530-like produces the protein MAGNRGGKKKTTKKSGKSTTAPVAEEHVEELSDGNNSDDMCDPPSEGMNGLKRKRTFTGGGVSSRTRARKAVSNRNEPVREESNPVRGTTVVSLSLDTESEGISAVSSKERQPPQPLEMYFKNTQYLKTCKIQTKCRVKNTVDVIKELKEEVGWFTSHPQFCHFFHMPEEEFLKLQGMWMLLLHTIRIEGEDAAWFGVNGVPIRYSMREHALISGLDCHEYPSGHLKLGGTKFMDYYFGDKKKITIVDVKQKLQSMGTACNDRLKMAVLFFLGRIIRGTTKDSAALDPFILRIVDDLDVCRTFPWGRLTFDDAMKEIKHVMELLKGEVHHATGFNGFIIPLEVKHTI, from the exons ATGGCAGGTAACCgtggaggaaaaaaaaagactacaAAGAAAAGTGGAAAATCCACAACAGCTCCTGTTGCTGAAGAGCATGTGGAAGAGCTATCAGACGGAAACAATAGTGATGATATGTGTGACCCCCCCTCTGAG gGAATGAATGGCCTAAAAAGAAAGCGTACATTTACTGGAGGTGGAGTCTCCAGTAGAACTAGAGCTAGAAAAGCGGTATCAAATAGGAATGAGCCGGTTAGAGAAGAGAGTAATCCAGTGAGAGGAACGACTGTAGTTTCGCTCTCACTTGATACCGAAAGTGAAGGCATATCTGCTGTTTCCTCCAAG GAAAGACAACCACCACAGCCCCTTGAAATGTACTTCAAAAACACACAGTACCTGAAGACTTGCAAGATTCAGACCAAGTGCCGTGTGAAGAACACAGTTGATGTGATTAAGGAACTTAAAGAGGAGGTCGGCTGGTTCACGAGTCATCCTCAGTTTTGTCATTTCTTCCACATGCCTGAAGAAGAATTCCTGAAGCTCCAAGGAATGTGGATGTTACTGCTGCACACCATTCGTATTGAAGGAGAAGATGCTGCATGGTTTGGGGTGAATGGTGTGCCCATCCGCTACTCTATGAGGGAGCATGCCCTCATCTCTGGCTTGGACTGCCATGAGTATCCGAGTGGACATCTGAAGCTCGGAGGTACTAAGTTTATGGATTATTACTTCGGTGATAAGAAGAAGATCACCATAGTAGATGTGAAACAGAAGCTGCAATCTATGGGGACAGCATGTAATGATAGATTGAAGATGGCTGTCCTGTTCTTCCTTGGTCGGATTATCAGAGGAACGACGAAGGATTCTGCAGCATTAGACCCGTTCATTTTAAGGATAGTGGACGATTTGGATGTTTGCAGAACATTTCCTTGGGGTCGTCTAACATTTGATGATGCAATGAAGGAGATTAAGCATGTAATGGAGCTTCTGAAGGGTGAAGTGCACCATGCAACCGGCTTTAATGGATTCATAATTCCATTAGAGGTAAAACACACAATTTAG
- the LOC103833488 gene encoding DNA ligase 1 — translation MCKSRFTKSSMKGYPLEEIYAAFGNTKVINSVLVPTVDEETLLARIIDQEPEYQREGSTSDRWNYWLNVKQKKIWWKELYESDVAARKFTKTKDKEKVTIVEGSSSNSGLESMLKGVEERIVKAMEEGFSGINLMVETKLEAMNLRMGKLEKNQRVLKKKVKKIEDKLTSIESKGNEDEEYRQWNDFDYGRDHGKDREMAEAEKAETGNKNSEKGEEDEENSGKDEEDEKTSEKGEEEKDQEHEKDKENSDSVEKGEEYVEESDEENSLLRLHERVRVQAEEFWRTVDDESEAEKEAEKEAEEEGEEEAEKEVQEEKEGEEEAEKEAEKEVEKEVQEEKEAEKEVQEEKEGEEEAEKEVQEEKEAEKEESKGTPTSTEVIVITPRGRTKAAAARKAISISPEIVVVTGIAELAEKEVEVEATQTEQEAIQTDIVEKETEVTEKDAEVAEKEDQDVEKEEETAEESDSYPDVDQDVEEKTEESEDVEEEEEKTEESEDNLVESPSEKHDELAEKSVESDVDLDVEEEEEKADEIEDNLVESPAKKQTELAEKSVEVELKTMRKPKVKVIAVPYGIPRAERLAKMRADAEKKKAKAEKKKAKADGAPKKKGRPKKTDATLKPCTPLPEKRKSEPSRWVQSPFTEGKTDELEVPKKKLKTKT, via the exons ATGTGCAAGAGTCGGTTTACAAAGAGTAGCATGAAGGGCTATCCTTTGGAAGAAATATATGCTGCTTTTGGAAACACAAag GTTATTAACAGTGTGTTGGTTCCAACGGTGGATGAGGAAACTTTGCTGGCTCGTATCATTGATCAGGAGCCAGAGTATCAGCGTGAGGGTAGCACAAGTGATAGGTGGAACTACTGGCTAAATGTGAAGCAGAAGAAGATTTGGTGGAAAGAACTTTATGAGTCTGATGTTGCTGCACGAAAGTTTACAAAGACGAAAGACAAAGAAAAGGTGACGATTGTAGAAGGTTCATCTTCTAATTCTGGTTTGGAGTCGATGTTGAAAGGTGTGGAAGAGAGGATTGTGAAGGCCATGGAAGAAGGATTTTCTGGAATTAATTTAATGGTAGAGACAAAGCTGGAGGCTATGAACTTGAGGATGGGTAAACTTGAGAAGAACCAGCGAGTTTTGAAGAAAAAGGTTAAGAAAATAGAAGACAAGTTGACTTCTATTGAAAGCAAGGGAAATGAGGATGAGGAATATAGACAGTGGAATGATTTTGATTATGGTAGAGATCATGGGAAGGATAGAGAGATGGCTGAGGCAGAGAAGGCTGAGACAGGGAATAAAAACAGTGAGAAGGGTGAGGAAGATGAGGAAAACAGTGGGAAAGATGAGGAAGACGAGAAAACCAGTGAGAAGGGTGAAGAAGAGAAAGACCAAGAACAtgaaaaagacaaagaaaacaGTGACTCCGTTGAGAAAGGCGAAGAATACGTGGAGGAATCAGATGAAGAAAATTCTCTGTTAAGGCTACATGAAAGAGTGAGAGTACAAGCGGAAGAATTTTGGAGGACAGTTGATGATGAATCTGAGGCTGAGAAAGAGGCTGAGAAAGAGGCTGAGGAAGAGGGTGAGGAAGAGGCTGAGAAAGAGGttcaagaagagaaagagggTGAGGAAGAGGCTGAGAAAGAGGCTGAGAAAGAGGTTGAGAAAGAGGttcaagaagagaaagaggctgagaaagaggttcaagaagagaaagagggTGAGGAAGAGGCTGAGAAAGAGGttcaagaagagaaagaggcTGAGAAAGAAGAATCCAAGGGAACTCCTACCTCTACCGAAGTAATAGTCATTACACCACGTGGTAGAACTAAAGCAGCAGCTGCGAGGAAAGCAATCTCTATATCACCAGAGATTGTTGTGGTAACAGGGATTGCTGAGCTAGCTGAGAAAGAGGTTGAGGTAGAAGCTACTCAGACAGAGCAAGAAGCTATTCAGACTGACATTGTTGAGAAAGAGACTGAGGTTACTGAGAAAGATGCTGAGGTAGCTGAGAAAGAGGATCAAGATGTGGAGAAAGAGGAGGAAACAGCAGAGGAAAGTGACTCTTATCCTGATGTCGATCAAGATGTGGAGGAAAAAACAGAAGAGAGTGAAGAtgtggaggaagaggaggaaaaaACAGAAGAGAGTGAAGATAATCTTGTGGAGAGTCCCTCTGAGAAACATGATGAGCTAGCTGAGAAGTCAGTTGAATCTGATGTCGATCTAGAtgtggaggaagaggaggaaaaaGCTGACGAAATTGAAGATAATCTTGTGGAGAGTCCCGCTAAGAAACAGACTGAGCTAGCTGAGAAGTCAGTTGAGGTAGAATTAAAGACTATGCGCAAGCCTAAGGTCAAGGTCATAGCAGTGCCGTATGGCATTCCCAGAGCTGAGAGACTAGCAAAAATGAGAGCTGATGCTGAAAAAAAGAAAGCTAAAGCTGAAAAAAAGAAAGCTAAAGCTGATGGGGCACCTAAGAAGAAAGGCAGGCCGAAGAAGACTGATGCTACATTGAAGCCATGTACGCCGCTGCCggagaaaagaaaaagtgaaCCATCACGGTGGGTGCAGTCTCCTTTCACTGAGGGAAAGACTGATGAGCTAGAAGTGCCAAAGAAGAAGCTTAAAACAAAAACCTAA